From one Brevundimonas sp. PAMC22021 genomic stretch:
- a CDS encoding prephenate dehydratase domain-containing protein: MTASETIATRGRVAYQGAPGSFSHQACLALRPWDEAVGHDSFEAAIEALKSGDCGCALIPVENSAVGVVQPAASLVAALELEPIAEVWRPIRHALMAIDGARLSDIRTVESHPVALAQCAATLKAMNLAPVEAFDTAGAARAVAEAGDATRAALAPAGAAEAYGLSILRNDLQDSGDNRTRFVLLSLDKG, encoded by the coding sequence ATGACGGCCAGCGAGACAATCGCCACGCGCGGTCGCGTCGCCTACCAGGGCGCGCCGGGATCGTTCAGCCATCAGGCCTGCCTGGCGCTTCGCCCCTGGGACGAGGCGGTCGGCCATGACAGTTTCGAGGCAGCCATCGAGGCGCTCAAGTCCGGCGACTGCGGTTGCGCCCTGATTCCGGTCGAGAACTCGGCCGTCGGCGTGGTGCAACCGGCGGCCAGTCTGGTGGCCGCGCTTGAGCTTGAACCCATCGCCGAAGTGTGGCGGCCGATCCGGCACGCCTTGATGGCGATCGACGGTGCTCGGCTGTCGGACATCCGGACCGTGGAAAGCCATCCGGTGGCCCTGGCGCAGTGCGCCGCAACCTTGAAGGCCATGAATCTCGCGCCGGTCGAGGCCTTCGACACGGCGGGCGCCGCGCGGGCGGTGGCGGAGGCGGGCGATGCGACTCGCGCGGCGCTGGCGCCGGCCGGTGCGGCGGAAGCCTACGGGCTGTCGATCCTGCGCAACGATCTTCAGGATTCCGGCGACAATCGCACGCGGTTTGTCCTGCTAAGCCTCGACAAGGGTTGA
- a CDS encoding HAD-IA family hydrolase, protein MTERDLEGWTLVFDLDGTLVDSAPDLIGTLNRLLVEEGLPPVEMEAAQTLIGSGARALLVYGFEAAGGDMERARSEALFERFLTDYRAHIVDGTRAYEGVEETLDRLSARGARLVVATNKRTDLSELLMQKLELASRFAAVVGPERVSARKPSGAHLTEAVQIVGGDPARAIMVGDAAPDADAARDAGLPCILTTFGYTPVPVEQLGADVLIDTFEDVEEAVDAIVSSFYVRRAMGV, encoded by the coding sequence ATGACCGAGCGCGATCTTGAGGGCTGGACCCTTGTCTTCGATCTGGATGGGACGCTCGTGGATTCAGCGCCGGACCTAATCGGGACGCTGAACCGCCTGCTGGTCGAGGAGGGCCTGCCGCCGGTGGAGATGGAGGCGGCCCAGACGCTGATCGGGTCCGGGGCGCGGGCCCTGCTGGTGTACGGGTTCGAGGCGGCGGGAGGCGACATGGAGCGGGCGCGGTCGGAGGCGTTGTTCGAGCGGTTCCTCACCGACTATCGCGCGCACATCGTGGACGGCACGCGGGCGTACGAGGGGGTGGAGGAGACGCTGGACCGGCTGAGCGCGCGGGGCGCGCGGCTGGTGGTCGCCACAAACAAGCGCACCGATTTGTCGGAACTGCTGATGCAGAAGCTGGAGCTCGCATCGCGCTTCGCCGCCGTTGTCGGCCCAGAGCGTGTCAGCGCCCGAAAGCCAAGCGGCGCGCACCTGACCGAGGCCGTGCAGATCGTGGGCGGCGATCCGGCGCGCGCCATCATGGTCGGAGACGCAGCGCCGGACGCGGACGCCGCCCGTGATGCGGGACTTCCATGCATCCTCACCACCTTCGGCTACACGCCCGTACCGGTTGAGCAGCTCGGCGCTGACGTGCTGATCGACACTTTCGAGGACGTGGAGGAGGCGGTGGACGCTATTGTGTCCAGCTTCTACGTGCGCCGGGCGATGGGCGTTTAA
- a CDS encoding class II 3-deoxy-7-phosphoheptulonate synthase yields MSMRWTPESWRSKPVLQMPTDYPDARALAAVEDELRALPPLVFAGEARRLTERLSQVERGEAFLLQGGDCAESFKEFSTDNIRDTFRLILQMAVVLTFAGRKPVVKVGRIAGQFAKPRSSGVEQIGDVELPSYRGDIINGMGFTPEERTPDPQRLIRAYNQSASTLNLLRAFAGGGYADLYNIHRWTLGFAGDNAAGAQYRELADKITEALAFMEAVGVTPETHPDLSRVEVFTSHEALLLNVESALTRLDGATGEWFDTSAHMLWIGERTRQLDGAHVEFMKGIRNPIGVKCGPTMEAADLLPLIDALNPDNVSGRLTLIGRFGHDKVGARLPGLMRAVKASGRKVVWSIDPMHGNTLKAGNGYKTRPFDRILGEVRTFIDVAEAEGVHAGGVHLEMTGQNVTECLGGAQAVTEDDLSSRYHTHCDPRLNADQALELAFLVAERLKAVRTEQARAA; encoded by the coding sequence ATGAGCATGCGCTGGACCCCCGAGAGCTGGAGATCGAAGCCTGTCCTGCAGATGCCGACGGATTATCCGGACGCGCGCGCCCTGGCGGCGGTTGAGGACGAACTGCGGGCGCTTCCGCCGCTGGTGTTCGCCGGCGAGGCGAGGCGTCTGACCGAGCGGCTGTCGCAGGTGGAACGCGGCGAAGCCTTTCTGCTTCAGGGCGGCGATTGCGCCGAAAGCTTCAAGGAGTTCTCGACCGACAACATCCGCGACACCTTTCGCCTGATCCTGCAGATGGCGGTGGTGCTGACCTTTGCCGGGCGCAAGCCGGTGGTGAAGGTCGGCCGCATCGCGGGCCAGTTCGCCAAGCCGCGCTCCTCGGGCGTCGAGCAGATCGGCGATGTCGAGCTGCCCAGCTATCGCGGCGACATCATCAACGGCATGGGATTCACGCCCGAAGAGCGCACGCCCGATCCGCAGCGACTGATCCGAGCCTATAACCAGTCGGCGTCTACGCTGAACCTGCTGCGCGCCTTTGCCGGCGGCGGCTATGCCGACCTCTACAATATCCACCGCTGGACGCTGGGCTTCGCCGGCGACAATGCGGCGGGCGCCCAGTACCGTGAGCTGGCGGACAAGATCACCGAGGCCCTGGCCTTCATGGAGGCGGTCGGCGTGACGCCGGAGACGCACCCAGACCTAAGCCGGGTCGAGGTCTTCACCAGCCACGAGGCGCTGCTGCTGAACGTCGAATCGGCGCTGACCCGACTGGACGGAGCCACGGGCGAATGGTTCGACACCTCGGCGCACATGCTCTGGATCGGCGAGCGCACGCGTCAGCTGGACGGCGCGCACGTCGAGTTCATGAAGGGCATCCGCAATCCCATCGGGGTCAAGTGCGGCCCGACCATGGAGGCCGCCGACCTCTTGCCGCTGATCGACGCGCTTAACCCGGACAACGTCTCGGGCCGGCTGACGCTGATCGGCCGGTTCGGCCACGACAAGGTCGGCGCGCGGCTGCCTGGACTGATGCGGGCGGTGAAGGCGTCCGGCCGCAAGGTGGTGTGGTCGATCGACCCCATGCACGGCAATACGCTGAAGGCCGGCAACGGCTACAAGACCCGGCCCTTCGACCGCATTCTGGGGGAGGTCCGGACCTTTATCGACGTCGCCGAGGCGGAGGGCGTGCACGCCGGCGGCGTCCACCTGGAGATGACCGGTCAGAACGTCACCGAATGCCTGGGCGGCGCGCAGGCAGTCACCGAGGACGACCTGTCCAGCCGCTATCACACCCATTGCGACCCGCGCCTCAACGCCGACCAGGCGCTCGAACTGGCGTTCCTGGTGGCCGAGCGGCTGAAGGCCGTGCGGACCGAGCAGGCCAGGGCGGCCTGA
- the glmU gene encoding bifunctional UDP-N-acetylglucosamine diphosphorylase/glucosamine-1-phosphate N-acetyltransferase GlmU, whose translation MTSQTRPRAAIILAAGQGTRMKSPLPKVLHRVGHHTMLDHAIDAAEALGCERIVVVVGDHSPDVRAHVEKRLGAASIAVQDPPLGTGHAVRAAEAALAGFDGEVVVTYGDVPLLKASDIEPVFGGEGVTVVGFHARDPGAYGRLILDGDTLQAITEAKEASAEVLALTACNSGVMAAPSALLFQLLAGVTNDNAKGEYYLTDVVELARRANHPTHAVFAEEDAVMGVNSQGELAQAEALFQKVQRETFLAAGVTMPAPETVHFAWDTQVGGGAVIEPFVVFGPGAVVAGGARIRSFSHVEGARVASGAEVGPYARLRPGADLAEGVRVGNFVEVKNVTMAKGAKANHLAYLGDGAVGEKANVGAGTIFCNYDGFNKARTEIGAGAFIGSNSALVAPVSIGAGVVVGSGSVVTQDAPADALVFGRARQVNKPGAGLAFRDKAKSKKDAR comes from the coding sequence ATGACCAGCCAAACCCGCCCACGCGCCGCCATCATCCTGGCCGCAGGCCAGGGCACGCGAATGAAGTCGCCGCTGCCCAAGGTGCTGCACCGCGTGGGTCATCACACCATGCTGGACCACGCCATCGACGCGGCCGAGGCCCTCGGCTGCGAACGCATCGTGGTGGTGGTCGGCGACCACTCGCCCGACGTCCGCGCCCATGTGGAGAAACGCCTGGGCGCCGCCAGCATCGCCGTGCAGGACCCGCCGCTCGGCACCGGCCATGCCGTGCGCGCGGCCGAGGCGGCGCTCGCGGGCTTTGACGGCGAGGTGGTCGTGACCTACGGCGACGTGCCGCTGTTGAAGGCGTCGGACATCGAGCCCGTCTTCGGCGGCGAGGGCGTCACGGTCGTCGGCTTCCATGCCCGAGATCCGGGCGCCTACGGCCGGCTGATCCTGGACGGCGACACGCTGCAGGCCATCACCGAGGCCAAGGAAGCGTCGGCGGAGGTGCTGGCGCTGACCGCCTGCAACTCGGGCGTCATGGCCGCGCCGTCGGCCCTGCTGTTCCAGCTGCTGGCCGGCGTCACCAACGACAACGCGAAGGGCGAATATTACCTGACCGACGTGGTCGAACTCGCCCGCAGAGCCAATCATCCCACACACGCGGTCTTCGCCGAGGAGGACGCGGTGATGGGCGTCAACTCCCAGGGCGAGCTCGCGCAGGCCGAGGCCTTGTTCCAGAAGGTCCAGCGCGAGACGTTCCTCGCCGCCGGCGTCACCATGCCGGCCCCCGAGACCGTCCACTTCGCCTGGGACACTCAGGTCGGCGGCGGCGCGGTGATCGAGCCGTTCGTTGTCTTCGGCCCCGGCGCCGTGGTCGCGGGCGGCGCGCGCATCCGCAGCTTCAGCCACGTCGAGGGCGCCCGCGTCGCATCGGGCGCCGAGGTTGGTCCCTATGCGCGCCTGCGCCCCGGTGCGGACCTGGCCGAAGGCGTGCGGGTCGGCAACTTCGTCGAGGTCAAGAACGTGACCATGGCCAAGGGCGCCAAGGCCAATCACCTCGCCTATCTCGGCGACGGCGCTGTGGGCGAGAAGGCCAACGTCGGCGCAGGCACGATCTTCTGCAACTACGACGGCTTCAACAAGGCGCGCACCGAGATCGGGGCAGGCGCCTTTATCGGCTCCAACAGCGCGCTGGTCGCGCCGGTCAGCATCGGCGCGGGCGTGGTGGTCGGGTCCGGTTCGGTGGTGACGCAGGACGCCCCCGCCGACGCCCTGGTGTTCGGCCGCGCCCGTCAGGTGAACAAGCCCGGCGCCGGCCTCGCCTTCCGCGACAAGGCCAAGAGCAAAAAGGACGCGAGATGA
- a CDS encoding chorismate mutase — translation MSKPALVAVDSRVDPAACQTMPEVRQGVDALDRALVALLAERQRYMDAAARIKPDRDAVHDDDRIEDVVAKVLTAARAQGLSPDIAEPVWRLLIDRCIAHEFAAYDRTRG, via the coding sequence ATGAGCAAGCCCGCCCTTGTCGCCGTCGACTCTCGCGTCGATCCCGCCGCCTGCCAGACGATGCCCGAGGTCCGCCAGGGCGTCGATGCGCTGGATCGCGCCTTGGTGGCTCTGCTGGCCGAGCGTCAGCGCTACATGGACGCCGCGGCTCGCATCAAGCCGGATCGCGACGCTGTCCACGACGACGATCGCATCGAAGACGTGGTCGCCAAGGTGCTGACGGCCGCAAGGGCGCAGGGCCTGTCGCCCGACATCGCCGAACCTGTTTGGCGCTTGCTGATCGATCGCTGCATCGCGCACGAGTTCGCGGCCTATGACCGCACGCGTGGCTAA
- a CDS encoding cold-shock protein, giving the protein MATGTVKWYNPTKGYGFIQPDDGGKDVFVHVSAVEGAGLRGLDENQKISYEIERDRRSGKESAGQLKTV; this is encoded by the coding sequence ATGGCGACCGGAACTGTCAAGTGGTACAACCCGACCAAGGGTTATGGCTTCATCCAGCCGGATGACGGCGGCAAGGACGTGTTCGTTCACGTCTCGGCCGTCGAAGGCGCTGGCCTGCGCGGCCTGGATGAAAACCAGAAGATTTCCTACGAGATCGAGCGCGACCGTCGCTCGGGCAAGGAATCGGCCGGTCAACTGAAGACCGTCTGA
- a CDS encoding chorismate mutase, with the protein MTPSPLKQAWPEPAPHQTPEQQALAALRAEIDSIDDQILALFEQRLAVASTVGRAKDAPSGAHTKLRPDREQTVQARMLAKCAPENAQAVEHLWREIVGWGLARQGRLQVQVWAPIEPTRAFDGARLRFGAAADIRMVRDPQSALAFAAEGRGISVLAINTEDAWWMGLRREWSMLSVFDGYGGDTPTSLAVGKIDPPALPKGRRVVVTAGGDAGDGGGARRWGLNTHHGWTLALTDADLSPGEAEGCVGAIG; encoded by the coding sequence GTGACCCCATCTCCTCTGAAGCAGGCCTGGCCTGAACCCGCGCCGCACCAGACGCCCGAACAGCAGGCTTTGGCGGCGTTGCGCGCCGAGATCGACAGCATAGACGACCAGATCCTTGCGCTCTTCGAGCAGCGCCTGGCCGTCGCCTCCACCGTTGGCCGAGCAAAGGACGCGCCCAGCGGCGCCCATACCAAGCTGCGTCCCGATCGCGAGCAGACCGTGCAGGCGCGGATGCTCGCCAAGTGTGCGCCCGAGAACGCCCAGGCGGTCGAGCACCTCTGGCGCGAGATCGTCGGTTGGGGCCTGGCGCGCCAGGGCCGACTTCAGGTCCAGGTTTGGGCGCCGATCGAGCCGACGCGGGCCTTTGACGGAGCGCGCCTGCGCTTCGGCGCCGCCGCTGATATTCGCATGGTGCGCGATCCGCAAAGCGCGCTCGCCTTCGCCGCCGAAGGTCGTGGGATTTCGGTGCTGGCCATCAACACTGAAGACGCCTGGTGGATGGGCCTGCGCCGCGAATGGTCGATGCTCAGCGTCTTCGACGGCTATGGCGGCGACACGCCCACCTCGCTCGCCGTCGGCAAGATCGATCCGCCCGCCTTGCCCAAGGGCCGACGGGTGGTGGTCACCGCGGGCGGCGACGCGGGCGACGGCGGCGGCGCCCGCCGCTGGGGCCTGAACACCCACCATGGCTGGACGTTGGCCCTGACCGACGCGGATCTGTCGCCCGGCGAGGCCGAAGGCTGCGTGGGCGCCATCGGCTGA
- a CDS encoding Hpt domain-containing protein, producing MARRDLSGAIDFSVLDRTTGDDPEISEEVLGLFAEQAALWSGLLDPKVEGWRDAVHTLRGAAAGIGAGDLADQCAAAEALEAKMASPALERVRSALDAALADVAAYRHELMLRSLRR from the coding sequence ATGGCGCGACGCGACCTGTCGGGCGCGATCGACTTCTCTGTGCTCGACCGCACAACCGGCGACGATCCCGAGATTTCGGAAGAGGTGCTGGGCCTGTTTGCCGAACAGGCGGCGCTCTGGTCGGGCTTGCTCGACCCGAAGGTCGAAGGCTGGCGCGATGCGGTGCATACCTTGCGCGGCGCCGCGGCCGGGATCGGAGCGGGAGACCTGGCGGACCAGTGCGCCGCCGCCGAGGCGCTGGAGGCCAAGATGGCGTCGCCCGCATTGGAGCGGGTGCGCTCGGCTCTGGACGCGGCGCTGGCGGACGTGGCCGCCTATCGCCACGAGCTGATGCTGAGAAGCCTCAGGCGTTAG
- the rpiA gene encoding ribose-5-phosphate isomerase RpiA, which produces MSDLQKKNAGEAAAGRVEAGMVVGLGTGSTAAWFVKALAARGLSGLRCVPTSEKTADLARDLGLTLSTLEDTPRIDLTVDGADEIGPGLALIKGGGAALLREKLVWEASDRCIVIADAAKVVPVLGAFPLPIEVVAFGHKTTANRLADVLIDHDISQPARVRQADRGLVRTDGGNLIYDAACRAIHDPVRLADDLKLITGVVEHGLFLDLADEAIIGEDAGVQVLRP; this is translated from the coding sequence ATGAGCGACCTACAGAAAAAGAACGCCGGAGAGGCGGCGGCCGGACGGGTCGAGGCCGGCATGGTCGTTGGTCTGGGGACGGGCTCCACCGCCGCATGGTTCGTCAAGGCGCTGGCGGCGCGCGGCCTATCCGGCCTGCGCTGCGTTCCCACCTCCGAAAAGACCGCAGATCTCGCGCGGGACCTCGGCCTGACGCTGTCGACGCTTGAGGACACGCCGCGCATCGACCTGACCGTCGACGGCGCGGACGAGATCGGCCCGGGCCTGGCGCTGATCAAGGGCGGCGGCGCGGCCCTGCTGCGCGAAAAGCTGGTGTGGGAGGCGTCCGACCGCTGCATCGTCATCGCCGATGCTGCCAAGGTTGTGCCGGTCCTGGGCGCCTTCCCTCTGCCGATCGAAGTGGTCGCGTTTGGTCACAAGACCACGGCGAACCGGCTCGCGGACGTGCTGATCGACCATGACATCAGCCAGCCCGCGCGCGTGCGGCAGGCCGACCGCGGTCTGGTCCGCACCGACGGCGGCAATCTGATCTATGACGCCGCCTGCCGCGCCATCCATGATCCCGTGCGGCTGGCCGACGATCTGAAGCTGATCACCGGCGTGGTCGAGCACGGCCTGTTCCTGGACCTGGCGGACGAGGCGATCATCGGCGAGGACGCGGGCGTCCAGGTCCTGCGACCCTGA
- a CDS encoding dicarboxylate/amino acid:cation symporter, with protein sequence MLSRFFAIPLWQRTAVGFVLGIVAGLILREQAEVWLQPIGDVYLNLIRMVVAPLVLFTIASSIAKLGEGAGAVRLGVRTIVWFAVTSLLAVLVGIAFGHLINPGLGLANLPLGEVRAREIPTPLEVLIGIVPTNPFAALSEGRVLQIIFFSALVGSALVALGDRAQGVRRLVDEGAAVIFRITRWVIQLTPIGVFGLIGSVVGGYGWEALLPLGKFIFAIYAACLFHIFVIYSGLLKLHGLNVVSFFRGAFAAQQTAFATSSSLGTLPITLRQTVERLGVPQAYAAFAVPLGANVKMDGCGAIYPAIASIFIAQYFSIDLTLTQYVLIGLTAVLGSLGTAGVPGTSIVMLTLTLSTAGLPLEGIGYIVAIDRIIDMMRTATNVTGQMLVPVLVAREEKILNEGVYNGHVAWLPGDPDAVSTEAVRASGI encoded by the coding sequence ATGCTCTCCCGCTTCTTCGCCATTCCCCTGTGGCAGCGCACCGCCGTCGGCTTCGTGCTGGGCATTGTTGCGGGGCTGATCCTGCGCGAGCAGGCCGAGGTCTGGCTGCAGCCGATCGGCGACGTTTACCTGAACCTGATCCGCATGGTGGTCGCCCCGCTGGTGCTGTTCACCATCGCCAGCTCCATAGCCAAGCTGGGGGAGGGCGCGGGCGCCGTGCGGCTGGGCGTGCGCACCATCGTCTGGTTTGCGGTCACCTCGCTGTTGGCTGTGCTGGTGGGCATCGCATTTGGCCACTTGATCAATCCGGGCTTGGGCCTGGCCAACCTGCCGCTGGGCGAGGTCAGGGCGCGCGAGATCCCGACGCCGCTGGAGGTGCTGATCGGCATCGTGCCGACCAACCCGTTCGCGGCGCTGAGCGAGGGGCGGGTGCTGCAGATCATTTTCTTCTCGGCCCTGGTCGGTTCGGCGCTGGTGGCGCTGGGCGACCGCGCCCAGGGCGTGCGGCGGCTGGTGGACGAGGGCGCAGCGGTGATCTTTCGTATCACGCGCTGGGTGATCCAGCTGACGCCGATCGGCGTGTTTGGTCTGATCGGGTCGGTGGTCGGCGGCTACGGCTGGGAGGCTCTGTTGCCGCTGGGCAAGTTCATCTTCGCCATCTATGCGGCCTGCCTGTTCCACATCTTCGTGATCTATTCGGGCCTGCTGAAGCTGCACGGTCTGAACGTCGTCAGCTTCTTCCGAGGCGCGTTCGCCGCCCAGCAGACCGCCTTCGCCACCTCGTCTTCGCTGGGCACCCTGCCGATCACTCTGCGTCAGACGGTGGAGCGGCTGGGCGTGCCCCAGGCCTATGCAGCCTTCGCCGTGCCACTGGGGGCCAATGTCAAGATGGACGGGTGCGGCGCCATCTATCCGGCCATCGCCTCCATCTTCATCGCCCAATACTTCAGCATCGACCTGACGCTGACCCAGTATGTGCTGATCGGGCTGACGGCCGTGCTGGGGTCGCTGGGCACAGCCGGCGTGCCGGGAACCTCGATCGTCATGCTGACGCTGACCCTGTCCACCGCCGGCCTGCCGTTGGAGGGCATTGGCTACATCGTCGCCATCGATCGGATCATCGACATGATGCGCACGGCGACCAATGTCACGGGCCAGATGCTGGTCCCGGTGCTGGTCGCGCGTGAAGAGAAAATCCTGAACGAGGGCGTCTACAACGGCCACGTCGCCTGGCTGCCGGGAGACCCGGACGCCGTTTCGACCGAAGCGGTCAGGGCTTCGGGCATCTGA
- a CDS encoding ferredoxin--NADP reductase, whose protein sequence is MTDAALSAPPVKASPFHQLEVLWVRHWTDSLFSFGVARPDDFRFRSGEFVMIGLPGEDGGKPVLRAYSIASPCWDEQLEFFSIKVPDGPLTSRLQKIQAGDTVLMGKKPTGTLVLDALTGGERLFLIGTGTGLAPWLSVARDPETYSRFGHVYVVHTVRGVADLAYRDFFTSGIQDDPLIGDEAKAQLTYYPTVTREAFDTPGRITDRIKSGDFFRDLGLPEGFDPAKDRIMLCGSMAMIKEVGELLETYGLKEGSNAEPADYVLERAFVG, encoded by the coding sequence ATGACCGACGCCGCCCTCTCCGCCCCGCCCGTCAAGGCCAGCCCGTTTCACCAGCTGGAGGTTCTGTGGGTCCGCCATTGGACCGACAGCCTGTTCAGCTTCGGCGTGGCCCGCCCCGACGATTTCCGCTTCCGTTCGGGCGAGTTCGTGATGATCGGCCTGCCGGGAGAGGACGGCGGCAAGCCGGTGCTGCGCGCCTATTCCATCGCCAGCCCGTGCTGGGACGAACAGCTGGAGTTCTTCTCCATCAAGGTCCCGGACGGACCCCTGACCTCACGCCTGCAGAAGATCCAGGCGGGCGACACCGTGCTGATGGGCAAGAAGCCGACTGGCACCCTGGTGCTGGACGCCCTGACCGGCGGCGAGCGGCTGTTCCTGATCGGCACCGGCACGGGCCTGGCGCCATGGCTCAGCGTCGCGCGCGATCCGGAGACCTATTCCCGCTTCGGCCACGTCTATGTGGTGCACACGGTGCGGGGCGTGGCGGACCTGGCCTATCGCGACTTCTTCACCAGCGGCATCCAAGACGACCCGCTGATCGGCGACGAGGCCAAGGCTCAGCTGACCTACTATCCGACCGTCACGCGCGAGGCGTTTGACACGCCCGGCCGCATCACCGACCGGATCAAGTCCGGCGACTTCTTCCGCGACCTCGGCCTGCCCGAAGGCTTCGATCCCGCAAAGGACCGCATCATGCTGTGCGGCTCCATGGCCATGATCAAGGAAGTCGGCGAACTGCTGGAGACCTATGGCCTCAAGGAAGGCTCCAACGCCGAACCCGCCGACTATGTGCTGGAACGCGCCTTCGTCGGTTGA
- a CDS encoding amino acid permease gives MAFWNRRRSIDAMLAHSHEGPRLKATLSWPHLLALGVGAIVGTGILTLIGVGAGLAGPAVLISFALAGLVCACAALAYAELSTMMPTAGSAYTYSYAVLGELIAWVVGWSLILEYSLVVSAVAVGWSGYAVAFLSGLGVDLPLALTAGPHAGGIINLPAVAIIGVVTGLLLLGTKESATLNAVLVLVKIAALAVFVAVAMPAFDAENFTPFMPNGFGAPFVQTGVMAAAAIIFFAFYGFDAISTAAEETKRPERDLAIGIVGSMLVCTALYLLVATAAIGARPVASFADSAEPLSLIMRELGQGTAAQWIAAAAVIALPTVLLAFLFGQSRIFLGMARDGLLPRRLARVSNRGVPAVVTVFTAVVVAILAGLLPLDELASLANAGTLAAFCAVGVSLIVLRLREPGRRRVFKAPLWPLVGGLTVIGCIVFFLSLRGTTQIGFLIWNVIGVAIYFAWSSRHSRLAKGEEAAA, from the coding sequence ATGGCCTTTTGGAACCGTCGTCGATCGATCGACGCCATGCTGGCGCACTCGCATGAGGGGCCGCGTCTGAAGGCGACGCTGAGCTGGCCGCATCTGCTGGCGTTGGGCGTGGGTGCGATCGTCGGCACGGGCATCCTGACGCTGATCGGTGTGGGCGCGGGGCTGGCGGGTCCTGCGGTGCTGATCAGCTTCGCCTTGGCGGGGCTGGTGTGCGCGTGCGCGGCGCTGGCCTATGCGGAGCTGTCGACCATGATGCCGACGGCGGGCAGCGCCTACACCTACTCCTATGCCGTGCTCGGCGAGCTGATCGCCTGGGTCGTGGGGTGGAGCCTGATCCTGGAATATTCGCTGGTCGTTTCGGCGGTGGCGGTCGGGTGGAGCGGCTACGCGGTCGCTTTCTTGAGCGGGCTAGGAGTCGATCTGCCGCTGGCGCTGACGGCGGGGCCGCATGCGGGCGGGATCATCAATCTGCCGGCGGTGGCGATCATCGGTGTAGTCACGGGGTTGCTGCTGCTGGGAACCAAGGAAAGCGCGACGCTCAACGCCGTGCTGGTGCTGGTGAAGATCGCGGCGTTGGCGGTGTTCGTGGCGGTGGCGATGCCGGCGTTCGATGCGGAGAACTTCACGCCCTTCATGCCCAACGGCTTTGGCGCGCCCTTTGTGCAGACCGGGGTGATGGCGGCTGCGGCGATCATCTTTTTCGCCTTCTACGGCTTCGACGCCATCTCGACGGCGGCCGAGGAGACCAAGCGGCCCGAGCGGGACCTCGCCATCGGCATCGTGGGCTCGATGCTGGTGTGCACGGCGCTGTACCTGCTGGTGGCGACCGCGGCGATCGGCGCACGGCCGGTGGCCAGCTTCGCCGACAGCGCCGAGCCGCTGTCGCTGATCATGCGAGAGCTGGGGCAGGGCACGGCGGCGCAGTGGATCGCGGCGGCGGCGGTGATCGCCCTGCCGACCGTGCTGTTGGCGTTCCTGTTCGGTCAGAGCCGCATCTTTCTCGGCATGGCGCGCGACGGGCTGCTGCCGAGGCGCCTGGCGCGAGTGTCGAACCGGGGCGTGCCGGCGGTGGTGACGGTGTTCACCGCCGTGGTCGTGGCGATCCTGGCGGGGCTCCTGCCGCTGGATGAGTTGGCGTCGCTCGCCAATGCGGGGACGCTGGCGGCCTTCTGCGCGGTGGGAGTCAGCCTGATCGTGCTGAGGCTTCGTGAGCCCGGCCGCCGGCGCGTGTTCAAGGCGCCGCTCTGGCCGCTGGTCGGCGGGCTGACCGTGATCGGCTGCATTGTCTTCTTCCTGAGTCTGCGGGGCACGACGCAGATCGGCTTTCTGATCTGGAACGTGATCGGCGTCGCCATCTACTTCGCCTGGTCGTCGCGGCACTCTCGGCTGGCGAAGGGTGAAGAGGCGGCGGCCTGA